A stretch of the Lolium perenne isolate Kyuss_39 chromosome 3, Kyuss_2.0, whole genome shotgun sequence genome encodes the following:
- the LOC127344247 gene encoding uncharacterized protein isoform X1: MLSLLAAHSASASETTLLTSDLIQISKELRPQSGVLLCSSLLRIHIRERNTMDNTSGAPTLMPLHLSEEITNDFSDDQKVGAGSYGSVYKGEHKNGETIAVKLLHYIPGLDDEQFKKEYLNLASLQHKNIVRLVGYCHETRREILPFDGKMVFAEMTKRALCFEYMENGSLDKYLSDEFTGHDWCTRYAIINGICQGLKYLHEELQSPMYHLDIKPANVLLDDNMVPKLADFGLSRLFSGGKTQVTKSALGTHGYVPPEYIDAAVISNKFDIFSLGVVIIKIMTGPTGYFRIDEMSSQQFIELVHANWTKRLYETSVYLLDSYFEQVRRCIEIALSCVEADRYKRPSIGLIVSKLNETETMIQSPDKDIRSSMYKIFHCISIESELMDNPLNKLSSYPLHVNDNRGRSHKITHSTICKPEDDTATFEAIRPKIMIIDCTEDLGLVCTTDVHPTEPWILVGHGNGYVSIWNHQTQGRLMTFDILNKPSLVVSAVRFITSMYKILLCAVRFIAQKQWFVAGDYEGHIHVYTYATKYKLRKFQAHENMINSLAVHPTDPFVLSSSNDNLIKLWNWENGWECIRTFQAHSKWVESVKFNPLATSNTFASASRDGTIKIWSIFSDTPITTLECGMAELTSVHYFVVHGNQEFIVAGSASGTACIWDLGMETCIRNVNGLQEKWCTVAVVNCLPRHPILVTVSQDHTVSFCNSNTHRYKNIVDFSLGRIMDFAYTKVTRSLVVAGERGIALMEIS, from the exons ATGCTGAGCTTGCTAGCCGCTCATTCTGCTTCAGCTTCAGAAACTACGCTCCTCACTTCGGATCTCATCCAG ATCTCTAAAGAGCTAAGACCACAGTCAGGAGTCCTGCTCTGCTCTTCTCTACTCCGCATCCATATCAG AGAAAGGAATACAATGGACAACACAAGTGGTGCACCAACGCTTATGCCTCTACATTTATCAGAAGAAATTACAAATGATTTCTCCGACGATCAGAAAGTTGGTGCTGGTTCGTATGGAAGTGTTTACAAG GGAGAGCATAAAAATGGGGAGACAATCGCTGTGAAGTTGCTTCATTACATTCCAGGACTTGATGATGAGCAATTTAAGAAGGAGTATCTCAACCTTGCAAGTCTCCAACACAAGAATATTGTGAGGTTAGTTGGCTATTGCCATGAAACTCGACGAGAAATCCTACCGTTTGATGGGAAAATGGTGTTTGCTGAGATGACCAAGAGAGCACTTTGTTTCGAGTATATGGAGAATGGAAGTCTTGACAAGTATCTTTCTG ATGAATTTACTGGACATGATTGGTGCACACGCTATGCAATAATAAATGGGATTTGCCAAGGATTGAAATACCTTCACGAGGAACTGCAATCTCCTATGTACCATTTGGATATAAAGCCAGCCAATGTATTGTTGGATGACAATATGGTTCCAAAACTTGCGGATTTTGGCTTGTCAAGGCTTTTCAGCGGAGGAAAAACACAAGTGACAAAAAGTGCTTTAGGAACACA TGGTTACGTCCCGCCGGAATACATTGATGCGGCTGTTATCTCAAATAAGTTCGACATATTCAGCTTAGGTGTTGTAATCATAAAGATAATGACCGGACCAACAGGCTACTTCAGAATTGATGAAATGTCTTCCCAACAATTCATAGAGCTT GTACATGCGAACTGGACAAAAAGGCTCTATGAGACATCAGTGTATCTTTTGGATTCATATTTTGAACAAGTGAGGAGATGCATCGAAATAGCTTTAAGCTGTGTGGAAGCCGATCGATATAAAAGGCCGAGTATAGGCCTAATCGTCAGTAAGCTGAACGAGACAGAGACTATGATACAGTCTCCTGATAAGGACATACGGTCATCGATGTATAAG ATCTTCCATTGCATTTCCATCGAGAGTGAGTTGATGGATAACCCACTGAACAAATTAAGCTCGTACCCGCTGCATGTAAATGATAACAGAGGTAGGTCTCATAAGATAACACATTCGACCATTTGCAAGCCAGAGGATGATACAGCAACCTTTGAG GCAATCCGACCGAAAATCATG ATTATAGACTGCACGGAAGATTTGGGACTAGTGTGTACAACAGATGTTCACCCAACCGAGCCTTG GATTTTGGTTGGCCATGGGAATGGGTATGTCTCCATTTGGAACCATCAGACCCAG GGAAGATTGATGACATTTGACATCCTGAACAAGCCAAGTCTTGTAGTATCTGCAGTTAGATTCATCACGAGCATGTACAAGATTCTATTATGTGCAGTTAGATTCATCGCACAAAAGCAGTGGTTTGTTGCCGGTGATTATGAGGGGCACATCCACGTGTATACATATGCGACAAAGTACAAGCTGAGAAAATTCCAAGCTCATGAGAACATGATCAATTCACTGGCTGTTCACCCAACTGATCCATTTGTCCTATCATCGTCGAACGATAACTTGATCAAACTATGGAACTGGGAGAATGGCTGGGAGTGCATTAGGACATTCCAAGCACACTCCAAATGGGTTGAGTCAGTGAAGTTTAACCCGCTGGCTACAAGCAACACTTTTGCTAGTGCTTCCAGGGACGGCACAATAAAG ATCTGGAGCATATTTTCAGACACTCCTATTACCACGTTGGAGTGCGGGATGGCTGAACTGACGTCGGTTCATTATTTCGTCGTTCATGGTAATCAGGAGTTTATTGTTGCAGGATCTGCCTCTGGGACTGCATGT ATCTGGGATTTGGGGATGGAGACATGTATTCGGAACGTCAATGGACTCCAAGAAAAATGGTGCACTGTTGCTGTTGTCAATTGCCTTCCAAGACATCCGATTTTGGTTACAGTTTCGCAAGACCACACTGTTTCTTTCTGCAACTCCAATACCCACAG ATACAAGAACATTGTTGACTTCAGTCTGGGACGTATTATGGATTTTGCATACACCAAGGTCACAAGAAG CCTCGTCGTCGCAGGAGAACGCGGAATTGCACTGATGGAGATCAGTTAG
- the LOC127344247 gene encoding uncharacterized protein isoform X2, which yields MDNTSGAPTLMPLHLSEEITNDFSDDQKVGAGSYGSVYKGEHKNGETIAVKLLHYIPGLDDEQFKKEYLNLASLQHKNIVRLVGYCHETRREILPFDGKMVFAEMTKRALCFEYMENGSLDKYLSDEFTGHDWCTRYAIINGICQGLKYLHEELQSPMYHLDIKPANVLLDDNMVPKLADFGLSRLFSGGKTQVTKSALGTHGYVPPEYIDAAVISNKFDIFSLGVVIIKIMTGPTGYFRIDEMSSQQFIELVHANWTKRLYETSVYLLDSYFEQVRRCIEIALSCVEADRYKRPSIGLIVSKLNETETMIQSPDKDIRSSMYKIFHCISIESELMDNPLNKLSSYPLHVNDNRGRSHKITHSTICKPEDDTATFEAIRPKIMIIDCTEDLGLVCTTDVHPTEPWILVGHGNGYVSIWNHQTQGRLMTFDILNKPSLVVSAVRFITSMYKILLCAVRFIAQKQWFVAGDYEGHIHVYTYATKYKLRKFQAHENMINSLAVHPTDPFVLSSSNDNLIKLWNWENGWECIRTFQAHSKWVESVKFNPLATSNTFASASRDGTIKIWSIFSDTPITTLECGMAELTSVHYFVVHGNQEFIVAGSASGTACIWDLGMETCIRNVNGLQEKWCTVAVVNCLPRHPILVTVSQDHTVSFCNSNTHRYKNIVDFSLGRIMDFAYTKVTRSLVVAGERGIALMEIS from the exons ATGGACAACACAAGTGGTGCACCAACGCTTATGCCTCTACATTTATCAGAAGAAATTACAAATGATTTCTCCGACGATCAGAAAGTTGGTGCTGGTTCGTATGGAAGTGTTTACAAG GGAGAGCATAAAAATGGGGAGACAATCGCTGTGAAGTTGCTTCATTACATTCCAGGACTTGATGATGAGCAATTTAAGAAGGAGTATCTCAACCTTGCAAGTCTCCAACACAAGAATATTGTGAGGTTAGTTGGCTATTGCCATGAAACTCGACGAGAAATCCTACCGTTTGATGGGAAAATGGTGTTTGCTGAGATGACCAAGAGAGCACTTTGTTTCGAGTATATGGAGAATGGAAGTCTTGACAAGTATCTTTCTG ATGAATTTACTGGACATGATTGGTGCACACGCTATGCAATAATAAATGGGATTTGCCAAGGATTGAAATACCTTCACGAGGAACTGCAATCTCCTATGTACCATTTGGATATAAAGCCAGCCAATGTATTGTTGGATGACAATATGGTTCCAAAACTTGCGGATTTTGGCTTGTCAAGGCTTTTCAGCGGAGGAAAAACACAAGTGACAAAAAGTGCTTTAGGAACACA TGGTTACGTCCCGCCGGAATACATTGATGCGGCTGTTATCTCAAATAAGTTCGACATATTCAGCTTAGGTGTTGTAATCATAAAGATAATGACCGGACCAACAGGCTACTTCAGAATTGATGAAATGTCTTCCCAACAATTCATAGAGCTT GTACATGCGAACTGGACAAAAAGGCTCTATGAGACATCAGTGTATCTTTTGGATTCATATTTTGAACAAGTGAGGAGATGCATCGAAATAGCTTTAAGCTGTGTGGAAGCCGATCGATATAAAAGGCCGAGTATAGGCCTAATCGTCAGTAAGCTGAACGAGACAGAGACTATGATACAGTCTCCTGATAAGGACATACGGTCATCGATGTATAAG ATCTTCCATTGCATTTCCATCGAGAGTGAGTTGATGGATAACCCACTGAACAAATTAAGCTCGTACCCGCTGCATGTAAATGATAACAGAGGTAGGTCTCATAAGATAACACATTCGACCATTTGCAAGCCAGAGGATGATACAGCAACCTTTGAG GCAATCCGACCGAAAATCATG ATTATAGACTGCACGGAAGATTTGGGACTAGTGTGTACAACAGATGTTCACCCAACCGAGCCTTG GATTTTGGTTGGCCATGGGAATGGGTATGTCTCCATTTGGAACCATCAGACCCAG GGAAGATTGATGACATTTGACATCCTGAACAAGCCAAGTCTTGTAGTATCTGCAGTTAGATTCATCACGAGCATGTACAAGATTCTATTATGTGCAGTTAGATTCATCGCACAAAAGCAGTGGTTTGTTGCCGGTGATTATGAGGGGCACATCCACGTGTATACATATGCGACAAAGTACAAGCTGAGAAAATTCCAAGCTCATGAGAACATGATCAATTCACTGGCTGTTCACCCAACTGATCCATTTGTCCTATCATCGTCGAACGATAACTTGATCAAACTATGGAACTGGGAGAATGGCTGGGAGTGCATTAGGACATTCCAAGCACACTCCAAATGGGTTGAGTCAGTGAAGTTTAACCCGCTGGCTACAAGCAACACTTTTGCTAGTGCTTCCAGGGACGGCACAATAAAG ATCTGGAGCATATTTTCAGACACTCCTATTACCACGTTGGAGTGCGGGATGGCTGAACTGACGTCGGTTCATTATTTCGTCGTTCATGGTAATCAGGAGTTTATTGTTGCAGGATCTGCCTCTGGGACTGCATGT ATCTGGGATTTGGGGATGGAGACATGTATTCGGAACGTCAATGGACTCCAAGAAAAATGGTGCACTGTTGCTGTTGTCAATTGCCTTCCAAGACATCCGATTTTGGTTACAGTTTCGCAAGACCACACTGTTTCTTTCTGCAACTCCAATACCCACAG ATACAAGAACATTGTTGACTTCAGTCTGGGACGTATTATGGATTTTGCATACACCAAGGTCACAAGAAG CCTCGTCGTCGCAGGAGAACGCGGAATTGCACTGATGGAGATCAGTTAG
- the LOC127344247 gene encoding uncharacterized protein isoform X3 has product MDTDIEQGEHKNGETIAVKLLHYIPGLDDEQFKKEYLNLASLQHKNIVRLVGYCHETRREILPFDGKMVFAEMTKRALCFEYMENGSLDKYLSDEFTGHDWCTRYAIINGICQGLKYLHEELQSPMYHLDIKPANVLLDDNMVPKLADFGLSRLFSGGKTQVTKSALGTHGYVPPEYIDAAVISNKFDIFSLGVVIIKIMTGPTGYFRIDEMSSQQFIELVHANWTKRLYETSVYLLDSYFEQVRRCIEIALSCVEADRYKRPSIGLIVSKLNETETMIQSPDKDIRSSMYKIFHCISIESELMDNPLNKLSSYPLHVNDNRGRSHKITHSTICKPEDDTATFEAIRPKIMIIDCTEDLGLVCTTDVHPTEPWILVGHGNGYVSIWNHQTQGRLMTFDILNKPSLVVSAVRFITSMYKILLCAVRFIAQKQWFVAGDYEGHIHVYTYATKYKLRKFQAHENMINSLAVHPTDPFVLSSSNDNLIKLWNWENGWECIRTFQAHSKWVESVKFNPLATSNTFASASRDGTIKIWSIFSDTPITTLECGMAELTSVHYFVVHGNQEFIVAGSASGTACIWDLGMETCIRNVNGLQEKWCTVAVVNCLPRHPILVTVSQDHTVSFCNSNTHRYKNIVDFSLGRIMDFAYTKVTRSLVVAGERGIALMEIS; this is encoded by the exons ATGGATACCGATATTGAACAGGGAGAGCATAAAAATGGGGAGACAATCGCTGTGAAGTTGCTTCATTACATTCCAGGACTTGATGATGAGCAATTTAAGAAGGAGTATCTCAACCTTGCAAGTCTCCAACACAAGAATATTGTGAGGTTAGTTGGCTATTGCCATGAAACTCGACGAGAAATCCTACCGTTTGATGGGAAAATGGTGTTTGCTGAGATGACCAAGAGAGCACTTTGTTTCGAGTATATGGAGAATGGAAGTCTTGACAAGTATCTTTCTG ATGAATTTACTGGACATGATTGGTGCACACGCTATGCAATAATAAATGGGATTTGCCAAGGATTGAAATACCTTCACGAGGAACTGCAATCTCCTATGTACCATTTGGATATAAAGCCAGCCAATGTATTGTTGGATGACAATATGGTTCCAAAACTTGCGGATTTTGGCTTGTCAAGGCTTTTCAGCGGAGGAAAAACACAAGTGACAAAAAGTGCTTTAGGAACACA TGGTTACGTCCCGCCGGAATACATTGATGCGGCTGTTATCTCAAATAAGTTCGACATATTCAGCTTAGGTGTTGTAATCATAAAGATAATGACCGGACCAACAGGCTACTTCAGAATTGATGAAATGTCTTCCCAACAATTCATAGAGCTT GTACATGCGAACTGGACAAAAAGGCTCTATGAGACATCAGTGTATCTTTTGGATTCATATTTTGAACAAGTGAGGAGATGCATCGAAATAGCTTTAAGCTGTGTGGAAGCCGATCGATATAAAAGGCCGAGTATAGGCCTAATCGTCAGTAAGCTGAACGAGACAGAGACTATGATACAGTCTCCTGATAAGGACATACGGTCATCGATGTATAAG ATCTTCCATTGCATTTCCATCGAGAGTGAGTTGATGGATAACCCACTGAACAAATTAAGCTCGTACCCGCTGCATGTAAATGATAACAGAGGTAGGTCTCATAAGATAACACATTCGACCATTTGCAAGCCAGAGGATGATACAGCAACCTTTGAG GCAATCCGACCGAAAATCATG ATTATAGACTGCACGGAAGATTTGGGACTAGTGTGTACAACAGATGTTCACCCAACCGAGCCTTG GATTTTGGTTGGCCATGGGAATGGGTATGTCTCCATTTGGAACCATCAGACCCAG GGAAGATTGATGACATTTGACATCCTGAACAAGCCAAGTCTTGTAGTATCTGCAGTTAGATTCATCACGAGCATGTACAAGATTCTATTATGTGCAGTTAGATTCATCGCACAAAAGCAGTGGTTTGTTGCCGGTGATTATGAGGGGCACATCCACGTGTATACATATGCGACAAAGTACAAGCTGAGAAAATTCCAAGCTCATGAGAACATGATCAATTCACTGGCTGTTCACCCAACTGATCCATTTGTCCTATCATCGTCGAACGATAACTTGATCAAACTATGGAACTGGGAGAATGGCTGGGAGTGCATTAGGACATTCCAAGCACACTCCAAATGGGTTGAGTCAGTGAAGTTTAACCCGCTGGCTACAAGCAACACTTTTGCTAGTGCTTCCAGGGACGGCACAATAAAG ATCTGGAGCATATTTTCAGACACTCCTATTACCACGTTGGAGTGCGGGATGGCTGAACTGACGTCGGTTCATTATTTCGTCGTTCATGGTAATCAGGAGTTTATTGTTGCAGGATCTGCCTCTGGGACTGCATGT ATCTGGGATTTGGGGATGGAGACATGTATTCGGAACGTCAATGGACTCCAAGAAAAATGGTGCACTGTTGCTGTTGTCAATTGCCTTCCAAGACATCCGATTTTGGTTACAGTTTCGCAAGACCACACTGTTTCTTTCTGCAACTCCAATACCCACAG ATACAAGAACATTGTTGACTTCAGTCTGGGACGTATTATGGATTTTGCATACACCAAGGTCACAAGAAG CCTCGTCGTCGCAGGAGAACGCGGAATTGCACTGATGGAGATCAGTTAG